In Syntrophales bacterium, the genomic window TGCAACTGTTGGCACGGTTGTTGAGCGGCACCGTGAAGAAGGGGAGGAGCGGCGAATATGGACCGGCTCAAATGGATGTATCCGATACGGCATCAATCTTTAAAGGATTGGATTATCGGCTTGACGTCTGGATGAGTCATGGCGATCATGTGACGGTCGTACCCGATGGCTTTAAAATTCTGGCACAAACAGCTGCCTGTTCTATTGCTTCGATGGGTAACGATGCCAAAAAGATATACGGAGTCCAGTTTCATCCCGAAGTAGTTCACACGCTTCAGGGAATGGATATACTTCGGAATTTTCTTTACCATGTCGCAGGCTGCCGGGGTGGCTGGACCATGAGCAAATTTGTTGAAGAATCCGTGGAAAGGATACGATCTCAGGTTGCCGATTCAAGCGTTATTTGTGCTCTCTCCGGCGGGGTTGACTCCTCTGTTGTGGCGGCGCTTATCGACCGTGCCATCGGCGACCGGATGAAAGCGGTTTTTGTGGATAACGGATTGCTCAGGGCACGTGAGGTCGATGAAATTGATTCCATGTTTACAGACGATTATCCCCTGAATATTACTATTGTCGATGCGAAGAAGGAATTTCTGGATGCCCTGGAAGGGATAACTGACCCGGAAGAGAAGAGAAAAATAATCGGAGAAACGTTTATCAGAATATTTCAGGCCGAAACAAAAGATATCCAACATGCAGACTTTCTGGCACAGGGTACCCTCTACCCGGATGTTATCGAAAGCCGCTCCGCCCATGGAGGACCATCGGCAACGATCAAGAGTCATCATAATGTGGGGGGACTTCCTGAAGATTTGCAGTTTGAATTGATCGAACCGCTGAAAGAACTTTTTAAAGATGAAGTGAGGATTTTAGGCAAAGAGTTAGGACTTCCAGACAAGCTTTTGAAACGAAAACCGTTCCCCGGTCCGGGCCTGGCTGTGCGGATTATCGGTGAGGTTACTGAGGCAAGCCTGGTGGTGCTCCGTCATGCCGACAGCATCGTCAAGGAAGAAATACTCAATTACGAAGGTTTCGAAGATGTGTGGCAGGCTTTTGCCGTACTGTTACCGGTCAAGACTGTTGGAGTTATGGGAGACGAACGAACGTATGCAAATGTGGTCGCCCTCAGGATAGTATCAAGTCTTGATGGTATGACGGCGGATTGGGTAAGACTCCCCCATGATGTTCTGTCAAGAATGTCTTCGCGGATTATAAACGAAGTCCGCGGCGTGAATCGAGTGGTATATGATATCAGTTCGAAACCGCCAAGCACGATAGAATGGGAATAAAATTAGAGATATGTCCAAGCGAACAGATATCAAGAAAATGCTCCGTCACTCGGTTTGGAAAAAAGTATTATAAGTGAAATACTCGTCTAAGAATCGGTCCTCGGATGGAAAGAATAAAAGCTTGAAATTATGAGGGATAATAAGGACAATAAGGTAAGGTGTTTTTATTGAGTCGTCACTTTTTACTGCCTTTTTACTTTTAAGGGAGAAAAGAGAGCATAAAATTTAATAAAGGAGTGAATTTATGGAAAAAACAGTAAAATTGATTGTTGATGGTAAAACATATGAGTTGCCTATAGTTGAATCTACGGAGGGGAATAATGCGATCGATATTTCCAGCCTTTCTAAAGCGACGGGTTTGATAACTCTTGACCCGGGTTATGGAAACACCGGCAGTTGTAGTAGCAGTATCACGTACCTGGATGGGGAAAAGGGGATTTTAAGATACCGGGGCATCCCCATAGAGCAACTGGCAGAACAGTCCAGTTTCGTTGAAACGGCGTATCTTTTAATAAATGGTGATCTGCCGACGAATGATGAGCTTAACAGTTTTTCAATTATGCTGAATGATCATTCACTCGTCCATGAGGATGTGAGACATTTCTTCGAACGTTATCCTAAGGGGGCACATCCGATGGGTATCCTTGCGTCGATGGTGAATGCCTTACGTGCGTTTTATCCTGAGATTCCCGAGACATCGGAAGAGGATGAAATCGAAAAAATGTTTGCCCGTCTCTTGTCCAAGCTGAGGACTCTGGCAGCTATGTCCTACAGAATTTCCATGGGTCTTCCGGTAGTGTATCCATCGTGCTACCTCAGTTATTGTGCCAATTTTTTAAACATGATGTTTGATTCATCCGTCCGCCCTTATGTCATCGATGATGATATGGTGCAGGCCCTCAATGTATTCTGGATTCTCCATGCCGACCATGAACAGAATTGCTCTACATCCGCCGTACGGATGGTAGGGAGTGCTCGTGTCAATTTGTACGCGGCTATTTCCACGGGGATCAGCGCTTTGTGGGGACCCCTGCACGGAGGAGCTAATCAGGTTGTTGTAGAAATGCTTCAAGAAATTCATGACGCCGGTGGAGACCCTGCGCCGTTCATAGCCAGAGCAAAAGATAAAAACGACCCGTTTCTTTTAATGGGATTCGGCCACAGGGTTTATAAAAATTATGACCCACGGGCTCGAATCATGAAAGAGATGGCAGACAAAGTTCTGGATAAGATTGAACGACATGATCCTCTCCTTGATGTAGCGAAGAGACTGGAAGAAGCTGCTTTGAAGGATCCGTACTTGATTGATAACAGGCTCTACCCCAACGTGGATTTCTATAGTGGAATTGTCCTGAGTGCTCTTGGAATACCAATCAATATGTTTGCGGTAATGTTTGCGATAGGACGTCTTCCCGGGTGGATCAGTCAGTGGAAGGAAGGTCGTGAGGATCCCGTAACCAGGCTTCATCGTCCCCGTCAGGTATATGTTGGGCCTAAAAAGAGGGATTATATGCCACTAAACGAAAGAGGCTAAAGATATACTCTCTAAAATAGACATTGAAAATAAAGACTGTCCTCCCCATCCCGTAGGACAGCCGTCTCGGCTGTCTAAGCGATTCACCATTATGGACAGGCGGGACGCCTGTCCTACTGCGCTGGAAGGGTCAATGTCTATTTTGGGGATACTCTCTGTATTTTACATGGTGTTATATTAAATGTAAAATTAGCAAAATTTTGTCCCCAGCATAATCCTCACCGTGAAAAACA contains:
- the guaA gene encoding glutamine-hydrolyzing GMP synthase translates to MKELVAVFDFGSQYAQLIARRIRELGVYSEIVHHTITKDELMTLNPKALVLSGGPASVLEPERPGFDEGILDLNIPMFGICYGMQLLARLLSGTVKKGRSGEYGPAQMDVSDTASIFKGLDYRLDVWMSHGDHVTVVPDGFKILAQTAACSIASMGNDAKKIYGVQFHPEVVHTLQGMDILRNFLYHVAGCRGGWTMSKFVEESVERIRSQVADSSVICALSGGVDSSVVAALIDRAIGDRMKAVFVDNGLLRAREVDEIDSMFTDDYPLNITIVDAKKEFLDALEGITDPEEKRKIIGETFIRIFQAETKDIQHADFLAQGTLYPDVIESRSAHGGPSATIKSHHNVGGLPEDLQFELIEPLKELFKDEVRILGKELGLPDKLLKRKPFPGPGLAVRIIGEVTEASLVVLRHADSIVKEEILNYEGFEDVWQAFAVLLPVKTVGVMGDERTYANVVALRIVSSLDGMTADWVRLPHDVLSRMSSRIINEVRGVNRVVYDISSKPPSTIEWE
- a CDS encoding citrate synthase translates to MEKTVKLIVDGKTYELPIVESTEGNNAIDISSLSKATGLITLDPGYGNTGSCSSSITYLDGEKGILRYRGIPIEQLAEQSSFVETAYLLINGDLPTNDELNSFSIMLNDHSLVHEDVRHFFERYPKGAHPMGILASMVNALRAFYPEIPETSEEDEIEKMFARLLSKLRTLAAMSYRISMGLPVVYPSCYLSYCANFLNMMFDSSVRPYVIDDDMVQALNVFWILHADHEQNCSTSAVRMVGSARVNLYAAISTGISALWGPLHGGANQVVVEMLQEIHDAGGDPAPFIARAKDKNDPFLLMGFGHRVYKNYDPRARIMKEMADKVLDKIERHDPLLDVAKRLEEAALKDPYLIDNRLYPNVDFYSGIVLSALGIPINMFAVMFAIGRLPGWISQWKEGREDPVTRLHRPRQVYVGPKKRDYMPLNERG